The Kitasatospora setae KM-6054 genome contains a region encoding:
- a CDS encoding MFS transporter — protein sequence MSSKAGQAAQPTAEPPVASDAPGPDPKRWLALAVLLVATFMDLLDVNIVTVAIPTVQSDLGASAVVVQAVTAGYTLAFAAVLITGGRLGDIFGRKRMFMTGVAGFVLSSALCAAAQSSEMLVGGRILQGVTAAIMVPQVLAIIHVSFDPKEIGRVVALYAGMIGLAIVAAPILGGVLVDWSPFDLGWRAVFVVNLPVGVAALVGASRWMRESKSPHAMRLDLIGMLLAIVGLLLLMLPLMLGRELDWPAWSIICLVAAVPVLVGFVFYERYKTRKDGSPLVILSLFKVRAFGAGVAAQMLFSTVPAGFFLSWTLYLQGGLGWSALHTGLTAIPFSLGVPIVGTIAVRTLHPRYGRHTLVAGAVAMMLGVGSYAWIANRAGDGITSWHAVPSMLLLGSGMGLLMAPLTGLILREVKPQEAGAASGIINATGQLGAALGVAIIGGIFFSALASNAGPQADKVIPTVRAVAPAQAGAIRACATDSLGQADLTKVPESCTTLLASTSGTSQDAGPGADAKTIGHTLDEIRSKTFIATYSTALYWAAGALVLVTGLLFLLPHRTHRPEKRQA from the coding sequence ATGAGCAGCAAGGCCGGGCAGGCGGCGCAGCCGACTGCCGAACCGCCCGTCGCCTCCGACGCCCCCGGGCCGGACCCGAAGCGGTGGCTCGCGCTGGCCGTCCTGCTGGTCGCCACCTTCATGGACCTGTTGGACGTCAACATCGTCACCGTGGCGATCCCGACCGTGCAGAGCGACCTCGGGGCGTCGGCCGTCGTCGTCCAGGCGGTGACCGCCGGCTACACCCTCGCGTTCGCGGCCGTCCTCATCACCGGCGGCCGGCTCGGCGACATCTTCGGCCGCAAGCGGATGTTCATGACCGGCGTCGCCGGGTTCGTGCTCTCCTCCGCCCTGTGCGCGGCCGCGCAGAGCTCCGAGATGCTGGTCGGCGGCCGCATCCTCCAGGGCGTGACCGCCGCGATCATGGTCCCGCAGGTCCTGGCGATCATCCACGTCAGCTTCGACCCGAAGGAGATCGGCCGCGTCGTCGCCCTGTACGCGGGCATGATCGGCCTGGCCATCGTCGCCGCCCCGATCCTCGGCGGCGTCCTGGTCGACTGGAGCCCGTTCGACCTCGGCTGGCGGGCCGTCTTCGTGGTCAACCTGCCGGTCGGCGTGGCCGCCCTGGTCGGGGCCTCGCGGTGGATGCGGGAGTCGAAGTCCCCGCACGCGATGCGGCTGGACCTGATCGGCATGCTGCTCGCGATCGTCGGCCTGCTCCTGCTGATGCTCCCGCTCATGCTCGGCCGCGAGCTCGACTGGCCCGCCTGGAGCATCATCTGCCTCGTCGCCGCCGTGCCGGTCCTGGTGGGCTTCGTCTTCTACGAGCGGTACAAGACCCGCAAGGACGGGTCGCCGCTGGTGATCCTCTCCCTGTTCAAGGTCCGCGCGTTCGGCGCCGGCGTCGCGGCGCAGATGCTCTTCAGCACCGTGCCGGCGGGCTTCTTCCTCAGCTGGACGCTCTACCTCCAGGGCGGTCTGGGCTGGTCGGCGCTGCACACCGGCCTGACCGCGATCCCGTTCTCGCTCGGGGTCCCGATCGTCGGCACCATCGCGGTGCGCACGCTCCACCCCCGGTACGGCCGGCACACCCTGGTCGCGGGCGCCGTGGCGATGATGCTCGGCGTCGGCTCCTACGCCTGGATCGCGAACCGGGCCGGGGACGGCATCACCTCCTGGCACGCCGTCCCCTCCATGCTCCTGCTGGGCTCCGGCATGGGCCTGCTGATGGCCCCGCTGACCGGCCTGATCCTGCGCGAGGTCAAGCCGCAGGAGGCCGGCGCGGCGTCCGGCATCATCAACGCGACCGGTCAGCTCGGCGCGGCCCTCGGTGTGGCGATCATCGGCGGCATCTTCTTCTCCGCGCTGGCGAGCAACGCGGGCCCGCAGGCCGACAAGGTGATCCCGACCGTCCGGGCGGTGGCGCCGGCCCAGGCCGGGGCGATCCGCGCCTGCGCGACCGACTCGCTCGGCCAGGCCGACCTGACCAAGGTGCCCGAGAGCTGCACCACGCTGCTCGCCAGTACCTCGGGCACCAGCCAGGACGCCGGCCCCGGCGCCGACGCCAAGACGATCGGCCACACCCTGGACGAGATCCGGTCCAAGACCTTCATCGCCACCTACAGCACGGCGCTGTACTGGGCGGCCGGCGCCCTGGTGCTGGTCACCGGCCTGCTGTTCCTGCTGCCGCACCGGACGCACCGGCCGGAGAAGCGGCAGGCGTGA
- a CDS encoding TetR family transcriptional regulator C-terminal domain-containing protein: MDHMRSWYRRRDTTLGSWLSLRTELWLYGLRDPELLPMLADRERRSRAALTQALEQGFAARSVAPPAPVEFLALVVHALGDGLSIQRVISPEDSDIDTVANAVELLMRSWSALARNPGPTDEAPRPSPGRPTAEGRTPPTEKPEKNP, encoded by the coding sequence ATGGACCACATGCGCTCCTGGTACCGCCGGCGCGACACCACCCTCGGCAGCTGGCTCTCCCTGCGCACCGAGCTCTGGCTCTACGGCCTGCGCGACCCGGAGCTGTTGCCGATGCTCGCCGACCGCGAACGGCGTTCGCGCGCCGCGCTCACCCAGGCGCTGGAACAGGGCTTCGCCGCCCGCTCGGTGGCCCCCCCGGCCCCGGTCGAGTTCCTGGCCCTCGTCGTGCACGCGCTGGGCGACGGACTGTCCATCCAGCGCGTGATCTCCCCCGAGGACAGCGACATCGACACCGTCGCGAACGCCGTCGAACTGCTGATGCGCTCGTGGAGCGCGCTCGCCCGGAACCCCGGGCCCACCGACGAGGCCCCCCGCCCGTCCCCCGGGCGTCCGACCGCCGAAGGCCGGACGCCACCGACCGAGAAGCCGGAGAAGAACCCATGA
- a CDS encoding HipA family kinase — MLRNVKGTQYVTALREGGSLPGIVEADNDGTYVVKFRGAGQGSAALVAEVVCGELGRRLGIRVPELVLLDVDPELARREADQEVQQLLLASTGLNLGMDFLPGSVNYDGITWQPPAEEAARIYWLDALTANVDRTWSNPNLLIWHRKLWAIDHGAALIFQHSWPAVDAWAQRKYPMDSHVLSEPVAELSDGKLRDLDAELAALVTRETVEEVVGLVPDHFLLGMNSANGLEPDVLRARYCDYLLARCAGERGWWPA, encoded by the coding sequence ATGTTACGGAACGTGAAAGGCACCCAGTACGTGACCGCCCTGCGCGAGGGCGGATCGCTCCCCGGCATCGTCGAGGCCGACAACGACGGCACCTACGTGGTCAAGTTCAGGGGGGCCGGGCAGGGCAGCGCGGCCCTGGTCGCCGAGGTCGTGTGCGGCGAGCTCGGCCGGCGCCTGGGCATCCGGGTCCCCGAACTGGTCCTCCTCGACGTGGACCCCGAACTGGCCCGCCGCGAGGCGGACCAGGAGGTCCAGCAGCTCCTGCTCGCGAGCACCGGCCTGAACCTGGGCATGGACTTCCTGCCCGGCTCGGTGAACTACGACGGCATCACCTGGCAGCCGCCGGCCGAGGAGGCCGCCCGGATCTACTGGCTGGACGCGCTCACCGCCAACGTGGACCGCACCTGGTCCAATCCCAACCTGCTGATCTGGCACCGGAAGCTGTGGGCGATCGACCACGGCGCCGCGCTGATCTTCCAGCACTCGTGGCCGGCCGTGGACGCCTGGGCCCAGCGCAAGTACCCGATGGACTCCCACGTCCTGAGCGAGCCGGTGGCCGAGCTCTCCGACGGGAAGCTCCGGGACCTGGACGCCGAACTGGCCGCCCTGGTGACCCGCGAGACCGTGGAGGAGGTGGTCGGGCTGGTCCCCGACCACTTCCTGCTGGGCATGAACTCCGCGAACGGCCTCGAACCCGACGTGCTGCGGGCGCGCTACTGCGACTACCTGCTGGCCCGTTGCGCCGGCGAGCGCGGCTGGTGGCCGGCATGA
- a CDS encoding DUF3037 domain-containing protein has translation MSAGTAPSVGFDYALLHAVPRVDRGERINVGALLYCKEADYLAAAIHLDEARLRALDPEVDVAAVAGALEAIRAICTGDRAAGPAAGGPARTRFGWLTAPRSAIVQPSPVHGGITADPAAELDRLMRRFVR, from the coding sequence ATGAGCGCCGGGACGGCCCCGTCCGTCGGGTTCGACTACGCGCTGCTGCACGCCGTCCCCCGCGTCGACCGGGGCGAGCGGATCAACGTCGGCGCGCTGCTGTACTGCAAGGAGGCCGACTACCTGGCCGCCGCGATCCACCTCGACGAGGCGCGGCTGCGCGCCCTCGACCCGGAGGTCGACGTCGCGGCCGTCGCGGGGGCCCTGGAGGCGATCCGCGCGATCTGCACCGGCGACCGGGCCGCCGGCCCCGCCGCCGGCGGCCCGGCCCGGACCCGCTTCGGCTGGCTCACCGCGCCGCGCAGCGCGATCGTCCAGCCCAGCCCGGTGCACGGCGGCATCACCGCCGACCCGGCCGCGGAACTCGACCGGCTGATGCGCCGTTTCGTGCGCTGA
- a CDS encoding beta-ketoacyl synthase N-terminal-like domain-containing protein has translation MLSRSVVLGLPSLSVGGLSENWLLREAGDLHWELIGNHFGCKVADLADADGTRLLPAFVRVRLTAADSLRFFAEHDRGRLEGTATRLDDQAFVSDVRFATATSHVEARLLTSFVRRGAGNWLSPGTPRNPGRASAGRPTAEHLEFQAEFRARSGIGPADGPGLFQDTYELNPFADVNAAGLLYFASYPHINDRGERKYLHALAPGGEWAVEACTLSRDILYLGNCGIEDSVRYRLDDCRFEPDHRAVLTSTLLREHDGRPLARIRTVKRLVHPGVFASLWDGGTPRTGAAAQTTAQSTAQTAAPAPAQAPAPAQAPAPVRAPAPVRAPAGSVPDGLEADLLPLLETVLARPAGSLSADDDLRPFGLDSLALSELAVRAEDELGLELDPSRMFQAFTAAAMARVLRGERPAAAGARGPAAAAPRDPAAPIAVVGMAGRFPGAENVAELWDLLGRDADAVRDIPPDRWDTAAHPDLVGRAALLDDIRRFDHEFFGISPREAALMDPQQRLLLETAWATAEDAGWDPTALAGTRTGVYAGVCHSDYAAVLAAHAGRDEPHLSVAVSPSLVANRVSYALGLRGPSVAVDTLCSSSLVAVAQAVAALRAGECDQAFAGGVNVLCDPARQYAYQRTGVLSPRGRCHTFDDDADGYVRGEGVCALLLKPLDRALADGDRVHAVIRAAAVNHGGQARSFTAPNPEAQADLLVAAHTEAGVDPATIGYLEAHGTGTRLGDPIEVSGMVAAFERLYDAWGRPVPDRPHCGVGSLKTNIGHLEAAAGIAGMIKVILAMRHRTIPATRNITRPNRMIRLEGSPLRLQRERGPWEAPPGGAPRRAGVSSFGMGGTNAHVVLEEAPAARPDRPLDGPVVVPVSARTPQALRAAVAALLAAVRSPDAPPLASVARTMRTGRAALAHRVAVEATDLAGLAEGLATVFDREPVAERESTTPDAPPASLPTYPFARDPHWAAPTAGPEFLTTTWEDAPAPPTVPAGRLLAVTADRELARRLLGGQAVVHVPGEPLTDPAGLAGIVDLVDWTEPGTRTAERIALLQQVLAANTRSGLRCVHVSGADRSVLAGFYRALSGEFPAVHARTVRVDGDEDALAAALATEAAAVDRETELRHTGGRRRRPVAGFAPAATGADPLAGLDRGATLITGGLGGIGLRLAAHLADRGARHLVLLGRSRMPARNRWASLCADPATDPLLRARLTALTALVERGVTLTVRTDALDDAARLRRLLGQVRKQSGEITAAFHCAGVMDRPTSFLARGAEEIARVLRPKTDGLRVLRSAFGGQPPKLLVLFSSVAAASPRLAAGYLDYAAANTALDDFAEALADEPGQVVRSLRWPLWREVGMGADRTSAGAALGVPDLEAADALRLFDLALRVPGGAVLLPCLVERPSVDTAELYLAPRPAAPARPAPAAPEIPATPEIPAVPAVPAVPAVPADLGRLLALVARTTRVDPALLGPDTRLGDVGVDSLLMIELVRALETELGHVVDPSLLQEHPTLGGLAAALGTPAAAPAVVAPAAAVPPPAAAVPVAPTGRPTPIAVIGMGCRLPGASDPDRLWQALLAGRDLVTDVPAERWDTAGLYHPDGGPGRSQSRWGGFLDDAALFDPGYFGFDDETARHLDPLVRKTLEVSVEAVRDAGYTDAELRGRPVGVFVGARTGNHRLHLQPPKREYIVGVNQNFVAAHVSHFLDLTGPNLVVDSACSSSLVSIHLAAQSLASGESSMALAGGVDLLFDEEPYLMLSAGKALSPSGRCRTFDESADGLVPGEGAGMVLLKRLDDALRDGDRVLAVLESSGVNNDGRTMGHTTPNGRAQRSLVSDVLARGGIDARTIGYVEAHGTGTMIGDPIELQALTAVHRAHTQDRGYCGIGSVKSSMGHLLSAAGVAGFIKAVQILRHGTLVPTLHCHRPNPRFAFAESPFFPVTEVADLPAGSRVAVSAFGFGGTNAHVVLGAGTPGEPGRPPLPPPAYRRRRFWHRSTAVSTPAPPRSARLDLTFS, from the coding sequence ATGCTGAGCCGGTCGGTCGTCCTCGGGCTCCCCTCGCTGTCCGTCGGCGGACTGTCGGAGAACTGGCTGCTGCGCGAGGCCGGCGACCTCCACTGGGAACTGATCGGCAACCACTTCGGCTGCAAGGTCGCGGACCTCGCGGACGCCGACGGCACCAGGCTGCTGCCCGCCTTCGTCCGGGTACGGCTCACCGCCGCCGACTCCTTACGGTTCTTCGCCGAGCACGACCGGGGGCGGCTCGAAGGCACCGCCACCAGGCTGGACGACCAGGCCTTCGTCAGCGACGTCCGGTTCGCCACCGCGACCTCGCACGTCGAGGCCCGGCTGCTCACCTCCTTCGTCCGCAGGGGCGCGGGGAACTGGCTGTCCCCCGGCACCCCGCGCAATCCGGGACGGGCGTCGGCGGGCCGGCCGACCGCCGAACACCTGGAGTTCCAGGCCGAGTTCCGCGCCAGGAGCGGGATCGGCCCCGCCGACGGCCCCGGGCTGTTCCAGGACACCTACGAGCTCAACCCGTTCGCCGACGTCAACGCGGCCGGCCTGCTCTACTTCGCCTCGTACCCGCACATCAACGACCGGGGCGAGCGCAAGTACCTCCACGCGCTCGCGCCGGGAGGGGAGTGGGCCGTCGAAGCCTGCACCCTCAGCCGGGACATCCTCTACCTCGGCAACTGCGGCATCGAGGACTCGGTGCGCTACCGGTTGGACGACTGCCGCTTCGAGCCGGACCACCGGGCCGTGCTCACCTCGACCCTGCTGCGGGAACACGACGGCCGGCCGCTCGCCCGGATCAGGACCGTCAAGCGCCTCGTCCACCCCGGCGTCTTCGCAAGCCTCTGGGACGGCGGGACGCCCCGGACCGGGGCCGCCGCCCAGACCACCGCCCAGAGCACCGCCCAGACCGCTGCCCCGGCCCCGGCTCAGGCCCCCGCGCCGGCTCAGGCCCCCGCGCCGGTACGGGCGCCCGCGCCGGTACGGGCGCCCGCCGGATCCGTCCCCGACGGCCTGGAGGCCGACCTCCTGCCGCTGCTGGAGACCGTGCTCGCCCGGCCCGCCGGCTCGCTGAGCGCCGACGACGACCTGCGCCCGTTCGGGCTGGACAGCCTGGCGCTGTCGGAACTCGCCGTCCGGGCCGAGGACGAGCTCGGGCTCGAACTCGACCCCAGCCGGATGTTCCAGGCGTTCACGGCCGCCGCCATGGCCCGCGTGCTGCGGGGCGAACGACCGGCCGCCGCGGGGGCGCGGGGACCGGCGGCCGCCGCGCCCCGCGACCCGGCGGCACCGATCGCCGTGGTCGGCATGGCCGGCCGGTTCCCCGGCGCGGAGAACGTCGCCGAGCTGTGGGACCTGCTCGGCCGGGACGCCGACGCCGTCCGCGACATCCCGCCCGACCGGTGGGACACCGCCGCCCACCCCGACCTGGTGGGCAGGGCGGCCCTGCTCGACGACATCCGCCGCTTCGACCACGAGTTCTTCGGCATCAGCCCGCGCGAGGCGGCGCTGATGGACCCCCAGCAGCGACTGCTCCTGGAGACCGCGTGGGCCACCGCCGAGGACGCCGGCTGGGACCCGACCGCGCTGGCCGGCACCCGCACCGGCGTCTACGCCGGCGTCTGCCACTCGGACTACGCCGCCGTCCTCGCCGCGCACGCCGGCCGCGACGAACCGCACCTGAGCGTCGCCGTGTCGCCGTCCCTGGTGGCCAACCGCGTCTCGTACGCCCTCGGGCTGCGCGGCCCCAGCGTCGCCGTGGACACCCTCTGCTCCTCCTCCCTGGTCGCCGTCGCCCAGGCCGTCGCCGCGCTGCGCGCCGGCGAGTGCGACCAGGCCTTCGCCGGCGGCGTCAACGTGCTGTGCGACCCGGCCCGGCAGTACGCCTACCAGCGCACCGGCGTGCTGAGCCCGCGCGGCCGCTGCCACACCTTCGACGACGACGCGGACGGCTACGTCCGGGGCGAGGGCGTCTGCGCCCTGCTGCTCAAGCCCCTGGACCGGGCCCTGGCCGACGGGGACCGCGTGCACGCGGTGATCCGCGCCGCGGCCGTCAACCACGGCGGGCAGGCCCGGTCCTTCACCGCCCCCAACCCGGAGGCCCAGGCCGACCTGCTGGTCGCCGCGCACACCGAGGCGGGCGTCGACCCGGCGACGATCGGCTACCTGGAGGCGCACGGCACCGGCACGCGCCTCGGCGACCCGATCGAGGTGTCCGGGATGGTCGCGGCCTTCGAGCGCCTCTACGACGCCTGGGGGCGCCCGGTCCCGGACCGGCCGCACTGCGGCGTCGGCTCGCTCAAGACCAACATCGGCCACCTGGAGGCCGCCGCCGGGATCGCGGGCATGATCAAGGTGATCCTGGCCATGCGCCACCGCACGATCCCGGCCACCCGCAACATCACCCGGCCGAACCGGATGATCAGGCTGGAGGGCTCCCCGCTGCGGCTCCAGCGGGAACGCGGCCCCTGGGAGGCGCCGCCCGGCGGCGCCCCCCGCCGGGCCGGCGTCAGCTCCTTCGGCATGGGCGGCACCAACGCGCACGTCGTGCTGGAGGAGGCCCCCGCCGCGCGGCCCGACCGGCCGCTCGACGGCCCGGTGGTCGTACCGGTCTCGGCCCGCACCCCGCAGGCGCTGCGCGCCGCCGTGGCCGCGCTGCTCGCCGCGGTGCGCTCCCCGGACGCCCCGCCGCTCGCCTCCGTCGCCCGGACCATGCGCACCGGGCGGGCCGCCCTGGCGCACCGCGTCGCCGTGGAGGCCACCGACCTCGCCGGACTCGCCGAGGGGCTCGCCACCGTCTTCGACCGCGAGCCCGTCGCGGAGCGGGAGTCGACGACCCCGGACGCCCCGCCCGCCTCGCTGCCGACCTACCCGTTCGCCCGCGACCCGCACTGGGCGGCGCCCACGGCCGGCCCCGAGTTCCTCACCACCACCTGGGAGGACGCGCCCGCCCCGCCGACCGTCCCCGCCGGCCGCCTGCTGGCGGTGACCGCCGACCGGGAGCTCGCCCGCCGGCTGCTCGGCGGCCAGGCCGTCGTGCACGTCCCCGGGGAGCCGCTGACCGACCCGGCGGGCCTGGCGGGGATCGTCGACCTGGTCGACTGGACCGAGCCCGGCACCCGAACGGCCGAACGGATCGCGCTGCTCCAGCAGGTCCTCGCCGCCAACACCCGGTCCGGACTGCGCTGCGTCCACGTGAGCGGCGCCGACCGGTCCGTCCTCGCCGGGTTCTACCGGGCCCTGTCCGGCGAGTTCCCGGCCGTCCACGCGCGGACCGTCCGGGTGGACGGCGACGAGGACGCCCTCGCCGCCGCCCTGGCCACCGAGGCGGCCGCGGTCGACCGCGAGACCGAACTGCGCCACACCGGCGGCCGGCGCCGCCGCCCGGTGGCCGGGTTCGCCCCGGCCGCCACCGGCGCCGACCCGCTCGCCGGACTGGACCGCGGCGCGACGCTGATCACCGGCGGCCTCGGCGGGATCGGCCTGCGCCTGGCGGCCCACCTCGCGGACCGCGGCGCCCGGCACCTCGTGCTGCTCGGCCGCTCCCGGATGCCGGCCCGCAACCGGTGGGCGTCCCTGTGCGCCGACCCGGCCACGGATCCGCTGCTGCGCGCCCGGCTCACCGCGCTGACCGCGCTGGTCGAACGCGGGGTGACGCTGACCGTGCGCACCGACGCGCTCGACGACGCGGCCCGGTTGCGCCGACTGCTCGGCCAGGTCAGGAAGCAGTCGGGGGAGATCACCGCCGCCTTCCACTGCGCCGGTGTGATGGACCGCCCGACCTCCTTCCTGGCCCGCGGGGCCGAGGAGATCGCCCGGGTGCTGCGGCCCAAGACCGACGGGCTGCGGGTGCTCCGGTCGGCCTTCGGCGGGCAGCCGCCGAAGCTCCTGGTGCTGTTCTCCTCGGTGGCGGCCGCCTCGCCGCGGCTGGCGGCGGGCTACCTGGACTACGCGGCGGCGAACACCGCGCTCGACGACTTCGCCGAGGCCCTGGCCGACGAGCCCGGCCAGGTGGTGCGTTCGCTGCGCTGGCCGCTGTGGCGCGAGGTGGGGATGGGGGCCGACCGCACCAGCGCCGGCGCCGCGCTCGGCGTCCCCGACCTGGAGGCCGCGGACGCGCTGCGGCTGTTCGACCTCGCGCTGCGGGTGCCCGGCGGGGCGGTGCTGCTGCCGTGCCTCGTGGAGCGCCCGTCGGTCGACACGGCGGAGCTGTACCTGGCGCCGCGACCGGCGGCCCCCGCACGGCCCGCCCCGGCCGCGCCTGAGATCCCGGCCACGCCGGAGATCCCGGCGGTCCCGGCGGTCCCGGCGGTCCCGGCGGTCCCGGCGGACCTCGGCCGGCTGCTCGCCCTCGTGGCCCGGACGACCAGGGTCGACCCCGCGCTGCTGGGGCCCGACACCAGGCTCGGCGACGTCGGGGTGGACTCGCTGCTGATGATCGAGCTGGTGCGGGCGCTCGAAACCGAACTCGGCCACGTGGTCGACCCGAGCCTGCTCCAGGAGCACCCGACCCTCGGCGGGCTCGCCGCCGCCCTCGGCACCCCGGCCGCCGCACCCGCCGTCGTCGCACCCGCCGCCGCCGTTCCGCCACCCGCCGCCGCCGTCCCCGTCGCGCCCACCGGACGGCCGACACCCATCGCCGTGATCGGCATGGGCTGCCGGCTGCCCGGGGCGAGCGACCCGGACAGGCTCTGGCAGGCCCTGCTGGCCGGCCGCGACCTCGTCACCGACGTCCCGGCCGAGCGCTGGGACACCGCCGGGCTCTACCACCCCGACGGCGGACCCGGGCGCAGCCAGAGCAGGTGGGGCGGGTTCCTCGACGACGCCGCGCTGTTCGACCCCGGCTACTTCGGCTTCGACGACGAGACCGCGCGGCACCTGGACCCGCTGGTGCGCAAGACCCTGGAGGTCTCGGTGGAGGCCGTCCGGGACGCGGGGTACACCGACGCCGAGCTGCGCGGGCGTCCGGTCGGCGTGTTCGTGGGCGCCCGCACCGGCAACCACCGGCTGCACCTCCAGCCGCCGAAGCGCGAGTACATCGTCGGCGTGAACCAGAACTTCGTGGCCGCGCACGTCTCGCACTTCCTCGACCTGACGGGGCCCAACCTCGTGGTCGACAGCGCCTGTTCGTCCTCGCTGGTGAGCATCCACCTGGCGGCCCAGAGCCTGGCCTCGGGCGAGTCGTCGATGGCCCTGGCCGGCGGGGTCGACCTGCTCTTCGACGAGGAGCCGTACCTGATGCTCAGCGCCGGCAAGGCGCTGTCCCCCAGCGGCCGCTGCCGCACCTTCGACGAGTCCGCCGACGGCCTGGTGCCCGGCGAGGGCGCGGGGATGGTGCTGCTGAAGCGGCTGGACGACGCGCTGCGCGACGGCGACCGGGTGCTCGCGGTGCTGGAGTCCTCGGGCGTCAACAACGACGGCCGGACGATGGGGCACACCACTCCGAACGGCCGCGCGCAGCGCTCCCTGGTCTCCGACGTGCTCGCCCGCGGCGGGATCGACGCCCGGACGATCGGGTACGTCGAGGCGCACGGCACCGGCACGATGATCGGCGACCCGATCGAGCTCCAGGCGCTCACCGCCGTCCACCGCGCCCACACCCAGGACCGCGGCTACTGCGGGATCGGCAGCGTCAAGAGCTCGATGGGGCACCTGCTCAGCGCCGCCGGCGTCGCCGGGTTCATCAAGGCCGTGCAGATCCTGCGGCACGGCACGCTCGTCCCCACCCTGCACTGCCACCGCCCGAACCCGCGGTTCGCCTTCGCCGAGTCGCCGTTCTTCCCGGTGACCGAGGTCGCGGACCTGCCCGCCGGCAGCCGGGTCGCGGTGAGCGCCTTCGGCTTCGGCGGGACCAACGCCCACGTCGTCCTCGGCGCCGGCACGCCCGGGGAGCCCGGGCGCCCCCCGCTGCCGCCCCCCGCCTACCGCCGCCGTCGGTTCTGGCACCGGTCCACCGCCGTGAGCACCCCGGCCCCGCCCAGGTCCGCCCGGCTCGACCTGACGTTCAGCTAG